ATCAAGTTCATACTCATCCTTCTTTTCTTCCAACTTTCTTTTGTTGTGTGCAAATCTGGCTTTTACCTTAAAAAATAAGTGGTAGTGTTCATTGCAATGccatataactaaataaatatttgatgatcatttgtatacaaaattaatttagtttttactgTAACTGTAATCTGACaagaaaaacaacaaatatgtacatacatacatagtactaatataaacaaaaatatatgccACATGAACAGATGTGCTTGTTTTTACTAACAAGGCAATGTCTAAGTAAGAAGTAAGAACACCTAATCGAacaagattcctaggcatacatttactttTTACCAACCAATTTTCACTAGACAACTCATATAATGGAACTTATTTGATCTGACCTGGTATCTTGTGTTTGTATTGCCATATTATGGCCTGGTAATGAGATGTTTTcaacaaatatacatatatcacTAAAATATTACCTGATCTAATGTGCTTCTCTCAATTTTCATCGACATACCAAGATTcctttggtgtttttttccattgATATGGTCCAAGAAGTTAATTGAATCTTTGACAACACAGTCGCATACATTGCAGTAGTAGCCCCCGGACTGTGAGGTAGGAGTGTTTTTGGTTATCACCACACTTTTGCCCAATTTTGAGTCCAAATCTACTTTGTATTCACGTTGTTTTAATAATTCTCTTTTAATAACTGGAGCTGAAACCATTAAAAAATTTAGGtattagaatattataaatcagaaatttagttttttcgtAAGTTTGTTATTCTATAGTGCCACAACGGCAGACCCAAATTAGCTGAAATAGGGTGTGAGGTAGTATAAATTAACTACTAAGCTAAATTGTGTCACCTTAACAAAGTTCTATATCCAGCAGAAACAATTTTAGCAAAATTCTGCACTAGcaaattttttaagaaaaataattacaacaTGTTTTTGCTctgagtatttatatataacataaaataataattgcaacatgtaattattattgaacTTTACATTTATTGCCACTAAGGAAATAGTCAAAATTTTAGCCTGAATGTTCTTACATTCTTGCAGGAATTGATAAGCTAGAGACAGACTTGCAAGGTTATAGAATCAGTCATAGttcatttatattgttatacTCATCCTGCATACTTGTTGAtgtatactactactactattacttTGGATgctgttgttttttttgaaaGGAATATGATCTTATGACATGTTATGTGTATGTTCTAGAAACACCATGATCAAATGCATGGGATAGCCTTAAACCATCCCCTCCTCCTGTCTGGACATTTCACATCAATGTTAAGTGGGAGGTGTGATCGTGTTGCATATGATAAGTATGTTCCTAttatagacggccgagtggcacagtgggcagcgagcctgctttctgagtccaaggttgtgggtttgaTTCACACAAAAgtttgtgtgaggaacatgaatgtttttcagtgtctgggtgtttatctgtatattataagtgtatttatgtgtattatattcataaaaaatattcatcagctatctcagtaccgataacccaagctacgcttactttggggctagatggcgatgtgtgtattgtcgtagtagtacaAATTCTGTCATACATTTTCATGTGAAATCAAGAGTCcagaatagatagaaaaatgtgTTGTTGCATATGTGGGATCAGTTTGTCTCTAGCATAAGTATAACTGATTCCATATAAACGATGTATCCTTTATCTATAGCTTACCAAATTGGCAGAAATTTGGAATGAAGATACCATAAACCTGATTTACCCATAAGATCTAAATAACGGAatagttttgttgttttatgaTTTGCCTAATTCGAGACAGACATAGAAGCAATAATTTCATGTTGTATTATTGTGATTGAAATTCTACCTTTCTTTTTTAATCTTTCCTCTTCATCAAACTCTGCTTGGATTCGTTCTTCTGCGATTCGTTCGAATTCATCTTTATCCCACTTCCGACGATGGTCGTCCGGTCTCATGGTCATGATAGCTGCGGTTAATAACTTCTTTCGATTTACATTCAATTTCTTAGGCACTTatttaacttgtttttcttttcttacacAAAAATCAaacttcaacttcaacttttGTTTATGGCGATTGGCGTCAAAAATCAAAGTTCAAAATAACATTGACAAATGTCAATAGACAAACACGAATCAAAATTTTTTTCGTTCTTCTGACCCAAACCGAGTgaaaagtatggagggtagaggtaaggaggatcatctgtgtatatgaaaaagtgtcgtcaaaatgtattaaattaggatggcgccacatttgcatcaaggtaactcttaaaagaagcgccaaaccaaatattgttagagtaggcttgaaaaataaacaaggaagtaaggttatatttaccacaatattttgtacaacgtaagttgttgaaattctcaataattaactactttagtcgataatgacattaaattttttaactcggcatacttcaattcatctacgtttgctacattcataccataccctgtgcatccaccagcgccattgtggaggatttttgaactgttatttagcgcatacaactggacactttttcaacttttctcccatataagatgactctccttacctctaccctccatagtgaAAAGGCAAACGTCCAAGTGAAATATCCAAGATAGATGATAACagaccttaaataaataatgttgaaaagAGGGCTAAGGCTTAGagtaaaaatatcgatatatcgtcaattttttttctaatattctCAAAGGAATGTCTACCATTGCGCACTTCGCCAgcacagaacaatattactccaagGAGTTCGTCAgtgtggttgactacggccttaccatTCTCATTATGTAGATTGCCGATAATGGATGTATAACGACAATGACGATATTGATTTTCTGGTTgatgtttattctttaaattgatCAATTTATAATTCCTCTCATTTAAATCACTGGAATGAAACAATGtaagtaaaagaaaaaacagaATTACATAAAGTACTTATTTTAGAAAACTTCACTATATCGTTTTAGcgatgtttttataatttcggTACTTTTGAGTACTACATCACTAggaccttatttttttttaaattaattttacggCAAtggattatggagggtagaggtaaggagagtcatcttatatgggagaaaagttgaaaaagtgtccagttgttgcgctaaataacagttcaaaaatcctccacaatggcgctggtggatgcacagggtatggtatgaatgtagcaatcgtagatgaattgaagtatgccgagttaaaaaatgtaatgtcattatcgactaaagtagttaattattgagaatttcaacaacttacgttgtacaaaatattgtggtaaatataaccttacttccttgtatctccatactaccttgtttatttttcaagcctactctaacaatatttatatttggcgcttcttttaagagttaccccgatgcaaatgtggcgccatcctaatttaatacattttgacgacactttttcatatacacagatgactctcctatggagggtagaggtaaggactggacaacaactggacactttttcaacttttctcccatataagatgactcttcttacctctaccctccatagactctccttacctctaccctccatacaatGGATTCAAGTCCTTCAAGGCCTTTCAAAACCTAGCTAATGCTAAGGCAGCTACCACAGATtaaagatatatatgtataatatatatcttcacAACCTATTCACAGACTCATCACAGATGACCTACATATACCATAAATTGTTTTGGTCGGtcttttttatatcttataaGCTTATCCGCGCTACTACGTCTGCGACAAATCGTTTGTAAGCGGTTCCAGTTGTAAACGGCCTACTAcaaggtacgggtctcctcccagcaTCAGAAGGgtataaggccgtagtccaacacgccaACCAAACTTGGATAGTTGggcttcacacgcttttgagaacattagtaAATGAAAAGAAGTCCCCATGTATTTCTCTATCTCCTCTCCTCTATCAATACAATATttacaattgatttaaaaattatcgctttcattataatgtaataatcaataaaatatttaatcaaaccATAATCTAAGTAGGTATTACTTCAAAGTTATTATTTCATGCGGTGATATTAAAGTGTATGTCTACTGTCCGGTTTGTTCACAACAGAGTTCCAATGCATCACCTGATGGCACACGATGAAAATTTATAGGTCAAATAAAAGTCACTGTAATATGCAACTAGTCGTTATGTCGTTGCGTGGACAAGTACTGGAAGAAAGACTGAGATGAATGTGACTTACGATCAGtgcagtaaataaaaattctgaAAAGTACATATTATTACCATAACACTTCACCCATAAAACAGAAGCGGTACGCCACAGCCAGCGGCGGTGGTACCGTAGAGGTTAGCACTTCAGCTTCACCTCTAGCGATGTTCCTTTTAGAAATTtagatatcaatttaaatatcacttgctttagcggtgaaggacaacatcgtgagaaaaactGCACGCCTGAACGTTACGTACCTACCAatctatttatacttataataaaattgtaactggatgatacatttcatatattttgaaaattttgaccggagactttataatcgatactgaggccaaaacagatttttctgTCTggctgtctgtccgggcatcacctAAAAACTATCAGTTCTCCGAGcaatgtgccctgcccattgccacctCAGCTTCGCGACATGTATAACGATATCATTTCGCATGCTTTATAGTAGAATATGAAGGAATGTTATATTAAGACCTTATGAATTCTCATgttcagcgaataaatttcatttcatttcattttagtatCAGAAAAAATTGCCTTAAAAAGATTGATATGAAACTTAATAGATTATCGctgtaaaactaaaatgttaggTTAGCACGAAActcaatatttaaatacctgTTCACTGATCCTCTTAGTGCGTAATGCGATAATCAATTACTATGCGTTACAAATTTTAGTATGTATAATACGAACCAAATATAAGGCAGAATCCGGGAGCTGATctcaattttatcttttaatagtgtaatacaattaattaaacatcactaaaaatgtttttttttttaatttttatatatagcaGAAATACTTCGCAGGTTGTGGGCGAACTCGTCCCATACAGTGCGAACCCGAGTACCTACATTAACCTTAAATGTAGACGCCAAGCCTCATGTGTGTGCCTCATGTCTGCACCCACGAAACCAACGTCTGAAACCAATTTTATATGGATTAATAATACAAGAATGTATGACGTCACGATGAAAACACCTGCTAAATTAAgatagtgtaaataaaaacttttatttaaaaatgtgatGACACGTTCTGAGTATCGCCAAAAGactaataagtatataatggtaTTTCTTtccataaacaatttttatatacgagtattagGTATT
The genomic region above belongs to Pararge aegeria chromosome 8, ilParAegt1.1, whole genome shotgun sequence and contains:
- the LOC120625940 gene encoding zinc finger matrin-type protein 2, whose translation is MTMRPDDHRRKWDKDEFERIAEERIQAEFDEEERLKKKAPVIKRELLKQREYKVDLDSKLGKSVVITKNTPTSQSGGYYCNVCDCVVKDSINFLDHINGKKHQRNLGMSMKIERSTLDQVKARFAHNKRKLEEKKDEYELDTRLKEAAEEEARIKELRRERRRDKKRKLQETDDTDDVPAQSELAQIMGFSGFGASKK